A stretch of Spartobacteria bacterium DNA encodes these proteins:
- a CDS encoding tetratricopeptide repeat protein yields the protein MSSIEVFNRQPMKLFTCLFSMSINNVCTMSINKPTYTLIRRTVLLIILIGIPLLFLLFYYFFDGSPRDRLLKKGRQQLVDNQPREAIYTYAKLLRTCPSDIDAMYNLGAAYHNNGWFNEALHQYDQTIQLGRNQAVRAAHSAARIFASQGNTQQAIAYYQEALRLQPDASDIAAEYEFILAGGVK from the coding sequence ATGTCCAGCATAGAGGTATTCAACAGGCAGCCCATGAAGCTATTTACTTGTCTTTTTAGCATGAGTATAAACAATGTCTGCACCATGAGTATAAACAAACCCACATATACACTCATCCGACGCACAGTGCTGCTGATCATCCTCATCGGCATCCCCCTGCTGTTTCTTCTTTTTTATTATTTCTTCGATGGCTCCCCCCGCGACCGACTGCTCAAAAAGGGACGACAGCAATTGGTTGACAACCAACCGCGTGAAGCCATTTATACCTACGCCAAACTGCTGCGGACATGTCCGAGCGACATCGATGCCATGTATAATCTCGGAGCCGCCTATCACAATAATGGCTGGTTCAACGAAGCCCTGCATCAATACGACCAGACCATCCAACTGGGACGCAATCAGGCCGTTCGAGCTGCGCATAGTGCCGCACGTATATTTGCGTCACAAGGCAATACACAACAGGCGATTGCATATTATCAAGAAGCCCTACGACTTCAGCCCGATGCTTCAGACATTGCCGCCGAATACGAATTTATCCTCGCTGGAGGGGTAAAATGA
- a CDS encoding GHKL domain-containing protein yields the protein MHYTFEDLVDINAVREMVENFHAVFNVAVSIGDLNGNRIISIGDKTLCKDYHQIHSASKLGCKISRSVLSEGASSGKNSVIHSCSNGLNDAAAPIYIRGHHVATFYIGQFFTAPPDEETFRKRAQKFDFNEQEYMAALKDIPIISATKVEHILRCATLLCTSIGEVRLRSKEVQKESEDRLARNKWLEQRVRERTKELELANKELEHQNQILQENHTLRDQMEHITKHDLRTPINGMIGLAELVLLDDNLTKEQREWLSTLVDTGHQTVQHINRTLSLYKVEDGHFELKCTDFNLTRTLYRISIDTANLQNAKNSNLVFTINGEEATSEDPFILSGDQDLCYTIFSNLIVNALEASPHNHDVQVHMKKQNDIAHIVIENNGAIPAEIRDRFFEKMVTAGKVGGTGLGTYAARLAAEQHGGSIQIVTADDDHTVLEVVLPQPANAKNSPSR from the coding sequence ATGCATTACACATTTGAAGATCTCGTAGACATAAATGCGGTACGTGAAATGGTTGAAAATTTTCATGCCGTATTCAATGTTGCGGTATCTATCGGCGATCTGAACGGTAATCGAATTATCTCGATCGGAGACAAAACCCTCTGCAAAGATTATCATCAGATTCATTCAGCCAGTAAATTAGGCTGCAAAATTTCACGAAGCGTATTGTCCGAAGGTGCCAGTTCGGGCAAGAATTCTGTTATTCACTCCTGTTCAAATGGGTTAAATGATGCAGCAGCACCGATATATATCCGGGGACATCACGTAGCGACCTTTTACATCGGGCAGTTTTTCACCGCTCCTCCAGATGAAGAAACCTTCCGCAAACGGGCACAAAAATTCGATTTCAATGAACAGGAATACATGGCGGCACTGAAAGATATTCCGATAATTTCCGCCACAAAAGTGGAACACATACTGCGATGCGCGACCCTGCTATGTACAAGTATCGGTGAAGTTCGACTGCGTTCTAAAGAAGTTCAAAAGGAATCCGAAGATCGGCTGGCGAGGAACAAATGGCTGGAACAACGCGTCAGAGAGCGTACCAAAGAATTAGAGTTAGCCAATAAAGAACTGGAGCATCAGAACCAAATTCTCCAGGAAAACCATACACTGCGCGATCAGATGGAGCATATCACAAAGCATGATTTACGCACCCCCATCAATGGAATGATCGGTCTGGCTGAACTGGTATTACTGGATGACAATTTAACGAAAGAACAACGAGAATGGCTTTCTACACTGGTCGATACGGGACATCAGACCGTTCAACATATCAACCGCACGCTTTCGCTGTACAAGGTGGAAGACGGTCATTTTGAATTGAAATGCACTGATTTTAATCTAACCAGGACGCTATACCGCATATCCATCGACACAGCCAATCTTCAGAACGCAAAAAACAGCAATTTGGTATTCACCATAAACGGCGAAGAAGCAACCTCTGAAGACCCATTCATTCTATCTGGTGATCAAGATCTGTGTTACACGATATTTTCCAACTTGATCGTAAACGCGCTGGAAGCTTCACCTCACAATCATGATGTGCAGGTTCATATGAAGAAACAAAACGATATTGCACATATCGTCATAGAAAATAACGGAGCTATTCCAGCAGAAATTCGTGATCGCTTTTTCGAAAAAATGGTAACGGCCGGCAAAGTAGGCGGCACCGGACTGGGAACCTATGCAGCACGTCTTGCGGCAGAACAGCATGGCGGCAGCATTCAAATTGTGACAGCCGACGACGATCACACGGTTCTTGAAGTCGTTCTCCCGCAACCTGCAAAT